TACGAAGACATTATCGATGGTCAGAAAGCCAAAGACGACCAACTTCTGGGTCGGCCGACTACCGCATTGGGAAGTTGAGGATGGTCGCTACTTTGTAACGATTCATCTTGCCGGTGCGATTCCCCAGGTTGGACAACAACGGATTCGCGCCATCGTTGATAGCTACCAGCGTCATCCCAATGTCAACTCTTCTGAACGCCTCAGACATTCCCGACGAATCTTCCGGGAAATGGAAGCATGGCTGGATCGAACACCACAAAGAACGGACCTGAAAATTCCTAATGTTGCCGACGCTGTCAAAGAAGCGATCGCACACCGATCAAACTCAGGTATTTGGGAAATGCACGAATGGGTGATTATGCCAAACCACATCCACCTGTTCTTTGAACTCACGTCTGGCAATCTGAAGTCTGTTCTGGAGGGTTTCAAGCAACGTACCGGCCGCGCCGCCGGGAAAGTTCTCGACGTGCCCGAACAACGTTTCTGGCAACGCGAGTGGTTCGACCACTGGTCGTGTACCGACGAAGAGGATGCTCGAATTATGCGCTACGTTCGAGAGAACCCAGTCAAAGCCGGGTTGTGTGAACACCCAAGCGAGTGGCAATACAGTTCAGCTCAGTAGGTTCCGGCGCACCGACACGCGGCTGACTTCCGCACAGAAAACACGTTCAGCAATCTAAGACACCGCAAGACAAGTCGCAGCAATGCTGCGATGTGCCGTCGGGCCGCCGGCACCTACATTTTCTTCTTGCGTCGGATTTGCACGACCGTTCATCATAATGGTATCTGTCCGGCATGGCTGGCCGTTCGTCACGTTCGAAGGCCCGCCTATGCGAAACAGAATACTCGAAATATCAGAATCTCCCTGCCGGCTCCGCGTCGAACATCAGCAACTGGTGGTGGATCGCGGTACCGAGGAAGACGGGCTGTTCCCAACCAAAATTCCGTTGGAAGATATCGCAGCCGTCGTTGTCGCTCATCCGCAGGTTTCGTACACGCAATCCGTGCTGTCGGAACTCAGCGAACGCGGCGCGGCCTTTGTCACCTGCAATCGCAACCGCATGCCCGTCGGAATTCTGTTGCCACTGAATGCCAACAGTGTGCAGACAGAGCGATTTCGTCGTCAACTGGAACTTAAGCTGCCGCAGAAGAAACGGCTATGGCAACAAATCGTCAAATCAAAAATCGACATGCAGGCTCAACTGCTGCAGGAAGTTCACGGCGAGACATTTGGCCTGCCACCA
This DNA window, taken from Fuerstiella marisgermanici, encodes the following:
- a CDS encoding REP-associated tyrosine transposase, which encodes MVRKPKTTNFWVGRLPHWEVEDGRYFVTIHLAGAIPQVGQQRIRAIVDSYQRHPNVNSSERLRHSRRIFREMEAWLDRTPQRTDLKIPNVADAVKEAIAHRSNSGIWEMHEWVIMPNHIHLFFELTSGNLKSVLEGFKQRTGRAAGKVLDVPEQRFWQREWFDHWSCTDEEDARIMRYVRENPVKAGLCEHPSEWQYSSAQ